One window of Chloroflexus aggregans DSM 9485 genomic DNA carries:
- the gyrB gene encoding DNA topoisomerase (ATP-hydrolyzing) subunit B has product MTNETPTTYDESQIQVLEGMEAVRKRPGMYIGPTDINGLHTMVREVVDNSVDEVMAGRATSVSVTIHRDGSVTVSDDGSGIPVGIHPKEGISTLTLVMTRLHAGGKFGSGGYKVSSGLHGVGVSAVNALSSYMRVDVYRNGRHYYQEYRAGVPVTDVIDLEPTDRHGTTTRFLPDTSIIQTLDYNFDTLAQRFREMSYLNKGLRFKFVDERTNRELNFYFEGGIVSYVRHLNKDKVVLHRQPFYVERVVDEVMVEVALQYTDTFDTDNVYTFANNINNSDGGSHLSGFRTALTRVINSYARAKGLLKENESNLTGDDVREGLTAVISVKLKDPQFSSQTKEKLVSPEAASAVATVFGDAFSAWLDENPADARRIIEKAITAARTRLAVQKVRETARKSAMEGFSLPGKLADCSDPNPARCELYIVEGDSAGGTAKQGRDRRFQAILPLRGKILNVEKSRLDRMLSNAEVRALITAIGTSIGDQFDLSKLRYHRIFLMTDADVDGSHIRTLLLTFFFRHMRPLITNGHLFIAQPPLYRIKHGREQVYTYSDAERDAYLSKLPPGTKVEIQRYKGLGEMNAEQLWETTMNPQNRVILQVTLEDAARADETFTMLMGDLVPPRRRFIQTHANEVVELDI; this is encoded by the coding sequence ATGACGAACGAAACTCCGACAACCTACGACGAAAGTCAGATTCAAGTGCTGGAAGGCATGGAAGCCGTCCGCAAGCGCCCCGGTATGTATATCGGTCCTACCGATATCAACGGCCTCCACACGATGGTGCGCGAGGTGGTTGATAACTCGGTCGATGAGGTGATGGCCGGACGGGCGACGAGTGTCAGTGTGACTATTCACCGCGACGGTTCGGTGACGGTGAGTGATGATGGTTCCGGGATTCCGGTTGGTATCCATCCGAAAGAGGGTATCAGCACCCTCACACTGGTCATGACGCGCTTGCACGCCGGCGGTAAATTCGGTAGCGGCGGCTACAAGGTCTCTTCCGGCCTGCATGGCGTTGGTGTTTCGGCAGTCAATGCGCTTTCGTCGTATATGCGGGTCGATGTGTATCGTAATGGTCGTCATTACTACCAGGAGTATCGGGCCGGTGTGCCGGTGACGGATGTGATCGATCTGGAACCAACCGATCGTCACGGTACGACGACGCGCTTTTTACCCGATACCTCGATTATTCAGACGCTCGACTACAATTTCGATACGCTCGCCCAACGTTTCCGCGAGATGAGCTATCTCAACAAGGGGTTGCGGTTTAAGTTTGTTGATGAGCGTACCAATCGCGAACTGAACTTTTACTTCGAGGGCGGGATTGTGTCGTATGTCCGCCATCTCAATAAAGATAAGGTTGTACTCCATCGCCAGCCCTTCTATGTCGAGCGGGTGGTTGATGAGGTGATGGTGGAAGTGGCGTTACAGTATACCGATACGTTTGACACGGATAATGTTTATACTTTTGCAAATAATATCAATAACTCTGACGGTGGTTCGCATTTGTCAGGGTTTCGCACGGCACTAACCCGCGTGATCAATAGTTATGCGCGCGCCAAAGGGCTGTTGAAGGAGAATGAGAGTAATCTTACCGGCGATGACGTGCGTGAGGGGTTGACGGCGGTGATCAGTGTGAAGCTGAAAGACCCGCAGTTTTCCTCACAGACCAAAGAGAAGTTGGTTAGCCCGGAAGCAGCCAGTGCAGTGGCGACGGTGTTTGGCGATGCGTTTAGTGCCTGGCTCGATGAGAACCCGGCTGATGCGCGGCGGATTATCGAGAAGGCGATCACGGCGGCGCGCACTCGCCTTGCTGTGCAGAAAGTACGTGAGACGGCGCGCAAGAGCGCGATGGAAGGCTTTTCACTGCCCGGCAAGTTGGCCGATTGTTCAGACCCCAACCCGGCTCGTTGCGAGCTGTATATTGTCGAGGGTGATAGCGCCGGTGGGACGGCTAAGCAGGGCCGTGACCGCCGTTTTCAGGCCATTCTGCCGCTGCGCGGTAAGATTCTAAATGTCGAGAAGAGCCGGCTTGACCGTATGCTGTCAAACGCCGAAGTGCGTGCTCTGATTACCGCTATCGGTACGTCCATCGGTGACCAGTTTGATCTGAGTAAGCTGCGCTATCACCGTATCTTTCTCATGACCGACGCTGATGTTGATGGGAGCCATATTCGTACCCTGTTACTTACCTTTTTCTTCCGCCACATGCGGCCTCTGATTACCAACGGCCATCTCTTTATTGCGCAACCCCCGCTCTATCGGATTAAACACGGACGTGAGCAGGTCTACACCTATTCCGATGCCGAGCGTGATGCGTATCTCAGCAAACTGCCACCCGGAACCAAGGTTGAGATTCAGCGCTACAAAGGGTTGGGTGAAATGAATGCCGAACAACTGTGGGAGACAACCATGAACCCACAGAACCGGGTGATCTTGCAGGTGACGCTGGAAGATGCCGCGCGCGCTGATGAGACGTTCACGATGTTGATGGGTGATCTGGTGCCGCCACGCCGCCGGTTTATCCAGACCCACGCGAATGAGGTGGTGGAGTTGGATATTTAA
- a CDS encoding DUF4349 domain-containing protein has translation MVILNATLDIRVESVDQAEDRVRDIADRLGGYILHIRAQGREQTRESYITFRVPFENFERALTEIEGLAKEIVSRTVDGEDITEQYVDLRSRLRNLEATHDRIKALLESSQRLEDTLLLYQRLSEIQGQIEQIKGRMRYLEQNTNFSTISVIMRPASMVEEKPAPTPTWDPGKIVVEQFGLLRAFGESILTIVLILAIWSPVWIIPVGILIWFWRRWHPAVYGEHQGKGISGRQPITTSVTSEEK, from the coding sequence ATGGTTATTCTCAATGCAACTTTGGATATCCGTGTCGAATCGGTTGATCAAGCAGAGGATCGTGTGCGTGACATCGCCGATCGCCTTGGTGGGTATATCCTGCATATCCGTGCGCAAGGGCGAGAGCAAACCCGTGAGTCGTACATCACGTTTCGCGTCCCGTTTGAGAACTTTGAACGGGCACTCACCGAGATCGAAGGTTTAGCGAAAGAGATTGTGAGTCGGACCGTTGACGGTGAAGATATTACCGAACAATACGTCGATCTCCGATCACGACTGCGCAATCTCGAAGCCACCCATGACCGCATCAAAGCGCTCCTCGAATCCTCACAAAGACTAGAGGATACGCTTCTGCTCTACCAGCGCCTCTCCGAGATTCAAGGGCAGATTGAGCAAATCAAGGGTCGCATGCGCTATCTTGAACAGAACACGAACTTCTCAACAATTAGCGTGATCATGAGACCGGCATCGATGGTCGAAGAAAAGCCGGCGCCGACACCAACCTGGGATCCGGGGAAGATAGTCGTTGAACAGTTCGGTTTGCTGCGCGCATTTGGCGAGAGTATCTTAACCATCGTGCTGATCCTCGCTATTTGGTCGCCGGTGTGGATCATTCCGGTCGGGATACTCATCTGGTTCTGGCGAAGATGGCATCCGGCCGTGTATGGCGAGCATCAAGGGAAGGGTATCTCCGGCCGGCAACCCATCACAACATCGGTAACGTCAGAGGAGAAATAG
- a CDS encoding DUF3352 domain-containing protein produces the protein MTTPDPFSLPPVSSTEPRRSPLFLIIGGLVIGGLLIIVGGGALVWSMINQRGSAIPELLPAETQIYAAITPNLSDLPNIDRLRRAFPETFDYQNTDQTSDFLQERFGVTFADDIAPWIGAEVAVAVYGLPIEQLSAVVGELSNPFNPPATLNPLEDADLRNTNVLLIVAVRDQRAAQAFLDKQRTFREAQGERFTNSTTNGVTIYESESDETAFAAFALARNMVVFANNATSISTLIEQRSETALARSAQFQAVSQRLPTDRIGTIYLAGDGLARFIDSLFASGSLDETVPMLADMQSAAQAMQGVGFTMAVIESGLRFDAVTVFDRNRLSNALREQLGSLRPTVSPERAGDVSSTAIGVFSFGIPADWGQRLRDQLEAEPETANALRDLEDSLNISLDRDLFSWFHGEGVIALLPIDSVELPVGGYFALRVADRSAAERGMQRLIELAEDLTGIRTGTTSLGRTQVQAFEEGDLFFGYGFNGNDLVIAVGRPAMEAAFGVEQKLSSVATYANALKAMPSPNGGVLYINLTAARRWFNQTNDPIDPELEQRLAPFTAITSSGTVGIDDRGVMRGTLLLSIEPQ, from the coding sequence ATGACTACACCCGATCCGTTCTCGTTACCGCCCGTTTCGTCTACCGAACCACGACGCAGTCCATTGTTCCTGATCATCGGCGGTTTAGTCATCGGTGGATTACTGATCATCGTCGGTGGTGGTGCGTTGGTATGGAGCATGATCAACCAGCGTGGTAGTGCCATTCCTGAATTATTACCGGCTGAAACCCAAATCTACGCTGCGATCACGCCCAATCTGAGCGATCTGCCGAATATTGACCGTTTACGACGAGCCTTTCCCGAAACCTTCGACTACCAGAACACCGACCAAACGAGCGATTTTTTGCAAGAACGCTTTGGTGTAACGTTTGCCGATGACATCGCGCCGTGGATAGGTGCTGAAGTAGCGGTCGCCGTCTACGGCTTGCCGATCGAGCAGCTAAGTGCAGTCGTCGGCGAATTGTCCAATCCATTCAATCCGCCGGCAACACTCAACCCGCTAGAAGATGCTGATTTACGCAACACCAATGTGCTGTTGATCGTAGCAGTTCGTGATCAACGGGCCGCCCAGGCTTTTCTCGACAAACAGCGCACGTTTCGAGAGGCGCAGGGTGAGCGTTTTACGAACAGCACAACGAATGGGGTGACGATCTACGAAAGTGAGAGTGATGAAACGGCGTTTGCTGCCTTCGCACTGGCCCGCAATATGGTCGTCTTTGCCAACAATGCCACGAGCATCTCTACGCTGATCGAGCAACGTAGCGAGACCGCACTGGCCCGTAGCGCACAATTTCAAGCCGTGAGCCAGCGCTTGCCGACTGACCGGATTGGCACGATCTATCTTGCCGGAGATGGATTGGCTCGTTTTATTGACAGCCTCTTTGCATCAGGCTCACTCGATGAGACCGTGCCAATGCTGGCCGATATGCAATCGGCAGCCCAAGCTATGCAAGGAGTCGGCTTCACAATGGCCGTTATCGAGAGCGGTCTGCGCTTCGATGCAGTGACCGTCTTTGATCGCAACCGGCTGAGTAATGCACTGCGCGAGCAACTCGGTAGCCTGCGCCCAACCGTCTCGCCCGAACGAGCCGGTGATGTCAGCAGCACCGCGATCGGTGTATTCAGTTTTGGCATACCTGCCGATTGGGGGCAGCGTCTCCGTGATCAGTTAGAGGCCGAACCTGAAACTGCCAATGCGCTGCGTGATCTCGAAGACAGTCTCAACATCAGTCTCGACCGCGACTTGTTTAGCTGGTTTCACGGTGAAGGGGTGATCGCGCTGTTGCCTATCGATAGTGTCGAATTGCCGGTAGGAGGCTACTTCGCGCTGCGTGTTGCCGATCGGTCGGCTGCCGAGCGAGGTATGCAACGGCTCATTGAATTGGCCGAAGACCTTACCGGTATCCGGACCGGTACAACCTCGCTGGGGCGCACGCAAGTGCAAGCGTTTGAAGAGGGCGATCTCTTCTTTGGGTACGGCTTCAACGGCAACGATCTGGTGATTGCAGTGGGTCGACCGGCGATGGAAGCTGCCTTTGGCGTCGAACAAAAACTGTCAAGTGTGGCGACCTATGCGAATGCGTTGAAGGCGATGCCCTCTCCCAATGGTGGTGTCCTGTATATCAACCTTACCGCAGCCCGCAGGTGGTTTAACCAGACAAATGATCCGATTGACCCCGAACTTGAGCAGCGGTTGGCTCCATTCACTGCTATCA